In Pseudonocardia sp. C8, one genomic interval encodes:
- a CDS encoding tyrosine-type recombinase/integrase, producing MRVYAGIDALSGKRNYLVETVPASPKARAEAERIRTRFINQVDEQRNPRTKATVNQLMDRYLELLDVEETTWQRYEQTIRCHIRPLLGELTVAKLDGETLDSHQAILRRCRDHCDGRRKIAHAVEGPHDCSEACRPHVCKPLATSSIRKVHYCLSGALSRAVRWRWVTVNPLDQAEPPRGSRNEPDPPTAEQAATILNAAFRDAWWGTFLWLAMTTGARRGELCALRWDRVDLDRAVITIRTSIAQHNTKTWEKDTKTHQQRRIALDADTVALLRAYRVQCESDAAALGIPLAAEARVFSDAFDGSTWRRPSSVSNRYVRMCAKLGWDMHLHQLRHYSATELISAGVDVRTVAGRLGHGGGGSLTLRAYTAWVAEADQRAMKSGVRMPGLPTGVHNGGQLVPSPQRPPSGDSPYQRIASDLQGAITCGVLKAGQELPTVAALRQRYGVSAGTANRAVALLKEAGLVEAARGRRARVAQRISPLSTAAQSGPLCDGRKRTPCG from the coding sequence GTGCGCGTGTATGCCGGCATCGACGCCCTCAGTGGCAAGCGGAACTACCTCGTCGAGACCGTGCCCGCCAGCCCGAAGGCCAGGGCCGAAGCCGAGCGGATCCGCACGCGGTTCATCAACCAGGTCGACGAGCAGCGCAACCCCCGGACCAAGGCGACCGTGAACCAACTCATGGACCGCTATCTGGAGCTGCTCGACGTCGAGGAGACGACCTGGCAGCGCTACGAGCAGACGATCCGCTGCCACATCCGTCCGCTGCTCGGAGAGCTCACGGTCGCGAAGCTCGACGGCGAGACGCTTGACAGCCACCAGGCCATCCTCCGCCGCTGCCGGGACCACTGCGATGGCCGGCGCAAGATCGCGCACGCCGTTGAAGGCCCGCATGACTGCTCCGAAGCCTGCCGTCCACACGTCTGCAAGCCGCTCGCGACGTCGTCGATCCGGAAGGTGCACTACTGCCTCAGCGGCGCCTTGAGCCGGGCCGTCCGCTGGCGCTGGGTCACGGTCAACCCCCTCGATCAGGCAGAGCCGCCTCGCGGCTCCCGCAACGAGCCGGACCCACCGACCGCCGAGCAGGCCGCGACGATCCTCAACGCGGCGTTCCGCGATGCCTGGTGGGGTACCTTCCTCTGGCTCGCCATGACGACCGGCGCTCGACGTGGCGAACTGTGCGCGCTGCGCTGGGACCGGGTTGACCTCGACCGAGCCGTCATCACAATCCGGACCAGCATTGCGCAGCACAACACGAAGACATGGGAGAAGGACACCAAGACCCATCAGCAGAGGCGGATCGCGCTCGACGCTGACACCGTCGCTCTTCTCCGTGCGTACAGGGTGCAATGCGAGTCCGATGCGGCGGCTCTGGGTATCCCGCTGGCGGCCGAGGCACGGGTCTTCTCCGACGCTTTCGATGGGAGCACCTGGCGCCGGCCGTCGTCGGTCTCCAACCGCTACGTGCGGATGTGCGCCAAGCTCGGGTGGGACATGCATCTGCACCAGCTTCGCCACTACTCGGCCACCGAGTTGATCTCTGCGGGAGTGGATGTCCGGACCGTGGCGGGACGTCTCGGCCATGGGGGCGGCGGCTCGTTGACTCTCCGTGCGTATACGGCGTGGGTCGCGGAGGCCGATCAGCGTGCGATGAAGTCGGGGGTCCGGATGCCGGGGCTTCCGACTGGCGTTCACAACGGCGGCCAACTCGTCCCTTCTCCCCAGCGTCCTCCCTCCGGTGACAGCCCGTACCAGCGGATTGCCTCGGACCTGCAGGGCGCAATCACGTGTGGAGTTCTCAAGGCGGGCCAAGAGTTACCGACCGTGGCCGCTCTCCGGCAGCGCTACGGGGTGTCTGCCGGGACAGCGAACCGAGCGGTCGCACTGCTCAAGGAAGCCGGTCTGGTGGAAGCGGCCCGGGGCCGTCGAGCGCGGGTGGCTCAGCGAATCAGCCCGTTGTCAACGGCGGCTCAATCTGGACCCCTGTGCGACGGCCGAAAACGGACCCCCTGTGGTTGA